A window from Lactiplantibacillus pentosus encodes these proteins:
- the yfmH gene encoding EF-P 5-aminopentanol modification-associated protein YfmH, which translates to MKVKKYDQFNESVYQAKLANGLTVTMLPKTGYHKTYATLTTNYGSIDNTFVPAGSTELQRFPDGIAHFLEHKMFEKADHDAFQIFGQYGASANAFTSFTKTSYLFSATRHLKENLTTLLDFVQDPYFSTATVEKEKGIIGQEIEMYDDDPSWRLYFGMIGNLYPNHPLQYDIAGTTDSIAKITADDLYAAYRTFYHPENMTLFVVGNFDPDEVLALVKANQDAKDFTAFQPIERKIPETAADGHDIIPYRTIDMPVNRAKSIVGVKGLVPIESGAAALKYRAAVNVLLELLFGDTSADYLRLYDQGIIDDTFGYDFELQNGFNFVTFSGETDDPAQFDTAIIDVLENWRRSVVDQDDALALVKKEMIGRVVFMANSLEAVANRYDQRLFGTATIFDEPAVIDSLTLDDLTAVAEQLLQSQAISEYQIRPQAKN; encoded by the coding sequence ATGAAAGTAAAAAAATATGATCAATTTAATGAAAGTGTTTATCAAGCCAAGCTAGCTAACGGGTTGACCGTGACCATGCTACCGAAGACCGGTTATCACAAAACATATGCCACGTTGACCACCAACTATGGTTCCATTGATAACACCTTTGTGCCTGCGGGCAGTACTGAATTGCAACGTTTTCCAGATGGAATCGCGCATTTTCTAGAACACAAAATGTTTGAGAAGGCTGACCACGACGCCTTTCAAATCTTTGGTCAGTATGGGGCCAGTGCCAACGCCTTTACCAGTTTCACTAAAACCAGCTATTTGTTTTCGGCGACGCGTCATCTCAAGGAAAATTTGACGACCTTACTGGACTTTGTTCAGGACCCATACTTTTCAACGGCAACCGTCGAAAAGGAGAAGGGCATCATCGGTCAAGAAATCGAAATGTACGATGATGATCCAAGCTGGCGCTTGTACTTTGGTATGATTGGTAATTTATATCCTAATCACCCATTACAGTATGATATCGCGGGTACGACTGATTCAATTGCTAAGATTACCGCGGATGATCTATACGCAGCTTATCGCACGTTCTATCACCCAGAAAATATGACGTTATTTGTGGTTGGTAACTTTGATCCGGATGAGGTGCTGGCACTTGTCAAAGCCAATCAGGATGCCAAAGACTTCACTGCTTTTCAGCCAATTGAACGCAAGATTCCTGAAACGGCTGCTGACGGTCATGACATTATTCCTTATCGGACGATTGACATGCCAGTCAACCGTGCCAAGTCAATCGTGGGGGTCAAAGGCCTCGTGCCGATTGAAAGTGGTGCGGCAGCGCTCAAGTATCGTGCTGCAGTCAATGTTTTATTAGAATTATTATTCGGTGATACTTCAGCCGATTATTTACGGTTATATGATCAAGGCATCATCGACGATACGTTTGGTTATGATTTTGAATTGCAAAATGGGTTCAACTTCGTCACGTTTAGTGGTGAGACCGACGACCCTGCGCAATTTGATACGGCCATTATTGACGTCTTGGAAAATTGGCGTCGGTCGGTGGTTGACCAGGACGATGCGTTGGCCTTAGTTAAAAAGGAAATGATTGGCCGGGTCGTCTTTATGGCTAACTCCCTGGAGGCCGTTGCTAATCGTTATGATCAGCGCTTATTTGGAACGGCGACGATCTTTGATGAGCCAGCGGTTATTGATAGCTTGACCTTGGAT
- the yfmF gene encoding EF-P 5-aminopentanol modification-associated protein YfmF: MQGGKMLQTQLAKGVQLTTVVSHQFKTNQIMINFRASLDRSTITQRALLSNLLETSSADYPDQRTLANALAAMYGAAFGAGVSRKGPTHNLQLAITVANERYLATDQPLTNQAIQFLQRVIWQPLASDHQFDQATFDRQKTNLEAAIKSVADDKQYYAAQQLNASLFANEPAQQVPSFGVIDDLAAIDARSLYRYYQQLLQDDQIDIIVTGDIDEAAVLEQWQQVGFEDRSTGRPRPFYQHHNLKDYVEVHEEQALSQAKLNLGYDFPVFYRGDHYYAALVFNELFGGSPLSKLFTNVREKASLAYYASSSLDTFRGVLKVQAGIDGKNHDQVLAIIADQLTAIQNGDFTDDLVDQLKLGLINDFESSLDSQRTVAVQTLIDDLTQQHVSDADWLHQIQSVTREQIIAVAKMATLNNGFFLSGESK, translated from the coding sequence ATGCAAGGAGGAAAAATGTTGCAAACTCAGTTAGCAAAAGGGGTTCAATTGACGACCGTTGTTAGTCATCAATTTAAAACCAATCAAATTATGATTAATTTTCGTGCATCACTGGATCGGTCGACGATCACTCAGCGGGCACTACTCTCAAACTTATTAGAAACGAGTTCCGCAGACTATCCTGACCAGCGGACGTTAGCCAATGCACTTGCAGCCATGTATGGCGCAGCGTTTGGTGCCGGTGTCAGTCGTAAGGGGCCGACACATAATTTACAATTAGCGATTACGGTGGCCAATGAACGCTATTTAGCCACGGATCAGCCATTGACTAATCAGGCTATTCAATTCTTACAACGGGTCATTTGGCAGCCGCTCGCCAGTGATCACCAGTTTGACCAAGCGACATTTGACCGGCAAAAAACCAATTTAGAGGCGGCAATCAAATCGGTTGCTGACGATAAGCAATACTATGCGGCCCAACAACTAAATGCGTCATTGTTCGCCAATGAACCGGCCCAACAAGTTCCGAGCTTTGGGGTGATTGACGATTTAGCAGCCATCGATGCACGATCACTTTATCGTTACTATCAGCAACTGTTACAAGATGACCAAATCGATATCATTGTGACTGGTGATATCGATGAAGCGGCTGTACTGGAACAGTGGCAGCAAGTCGGGTTTGAAGACCGGTCAACGGGTCGGCCACGGCCATTTTATCAACATCATAATCTAAAAGACTACGTTGAAGTTCATGAAGAACAAGCGCTCAGTCAAGCTAAGCTGAACCTCGGGTACGATTTCCCTGTGTTCTATCGTGGCGATCACTACTACGCGGCACTCGTCTTCAATGAATTGTTTGGGGGTTCACCGTTATCCAAACTTTTCACTAATGTGCGCGAGAAAGCCAGTCTGGCCTACTATGCCAGCAGCTCACTCGATACCTTCCGTGGTGTGCTGAAAGTGCAAGCCGGAATCGATGGTAAGAATCATGACCAAGTGTTGGCGATTATTGCGGATCAGTTAACCGCGATTCAAAACGGTGATTTCACGGATGACCTCGTTGACCAACTCAAACTGGGGCTGATCAACGACTTTGAATCCAGTCTAGATAGTCAACGCACCGTTGCCGTTCAAACGTTGATTGACGATTTGACACAACAGCACGTGTCAGACGCGGACTGGTTACATCAGATTCAAAGTGTCACACGCGAACAGATTATTGCGGTTGCAAAAATGGCGACCCTGAATAACGGCTTTTTCTTAAGTGGGGAGTCCAAATGA